A stretch of Venenivibrio stagnispumantis DNA encodes these proteins:
- a CDS encoding ABC transporter permease: MNLNVIKAYLIKEITEIVRSRLIIAIYLLPTMIILLFGYGIRMEVTHTRTAIIDYDKSKLSNDLISKFEHSKYFDVKFYDIEENKALNLMKQAKLDALIIIPEDFEKRVLKGQKTEIGIYIDASFPMRGTTIESYIQGILLDVSTEYLKDYPKKYLISVNQRILFNQSMRDENAIVPGLLGIILFVAPAILSALLIVKEKETGTIFNFYSSPVNKIEFLIAKLTPVFLLHSINIFILFLWAVYVFEVPFRGNFFIYWITSEIYVFISLSIGLLVSIITKTQIVAIIMTVVITVLPGFLYSGIIMPISSLRNEAYIEAHLFPVMYYNHIIYDTFLIGQGFSSEKNILYFFILILYSLLLLTIGVRFMKKEL, from the coding sequence ATGAATTTAAATGTTATAAAAGCTTATTTAATAAAAGAAATAACGGAAATTGTCAGGTCAAGATTAATTATTGCTATTTATCTTCTTCCTACAATGATAATACTATTATTTGGATACGGTATTAGGATGGAAGTAACACACACAAGAACAGCTATAATTGATTATGATAAATCAAAATTATCTAACGATTTAATATCAAAATTTGAGCATTCTAAATATTTTGATGTAAAATTTTATGATATAGAAGAAAATAAAGCCTTAAATTTGATGAAACAAGCCAAATTAGATGCCTTAATTATAATCCCTGAAGATTTTGAAAAAAGGGTTTTAAAAGGTCAAAAAACAGAAATCGGTATTTATATTGATGCTTCCTTTCCTATGAGAGGCACGACTATTGAAAGCTACATACAGGGGATTTTATTAGATGTATCAACCGAATATTTAAAAGATTACCCAAAAAAATATTTAATATCAGTAAATCAAAGGATTTTATTCAATCAATCAATGAGAGATGAAAATGCTATAGTCCCCGGTCTTTTGGGAATAATTCTATTTGTTGCACCGGCTATTTTATCAGCTTTACTTATCGTGAAAGAAAAAGAAACCGGAACAATTTTTAATTTTTACTCTTCTCCTGTAAATAAAATAGAGTTTTTAATAGCTAAATTAACTCCTGTTTTCTTACTTCATTCAATAAATATTTTTATTTTATTTCTTTGGGCTGTATATGTTTTTGAAGTTCCATTTAGAGGAAATTTTTTTATTTATTGGATAACATCTGAAATTTATGTTTTTATTAGCCTTTCTATAGGTCTTTTAGTATCAATCATTACAAAAACACAGATAGTTGCAATTATAATGACAGTAGTTATAACCGTTCTTCCCGGATTTTTATATTCCGGTATTATTATGCCTATATCATCATTAAGAAATGAAGCTTATATTGAAGCACATCTTTTCCCTGTAATGTATTATAACCATATTATTTATGATACTTTCCTGATAGGTCAGGGTTTTTCTTCTGAAAAAAATATTCTTTACTTTTTTATCTTAATTTTGTATTCTTTATTACTTTTAACAATTGGAGTTAGGTTTATGAAAAAGGAGCTTTGA
- a CDS encoding ATP-binding cassette domain-containing protein, translating to MKALIVNNITVEYRKKIGIKDASFDAEDGEIIGFIGADGSGKSSLLHAIAGTIKFKGEVIYKGYSYHSPSEAENIKQFIGFMPQGIGLVLYPLLTVKEHLDFFTAIRNIKKDKNYWQYRESLLEMAGLSEFQDRLAKNLSGGMQQKLSLICTLIHKPKLLIADEPTTGVDPLSRRKLWEIIDDNRKKEGIIAIVSTGYMQDAEKMDKILLFDEGMVIAKGKGEELKNSIAENVYIETSCSDDCFTFNKKTYSIKPLNAPHAKPELEDIFFITALKKYKDIPDIKIEDRETKADIPEVVMEAKGLTKRFGSFVANKNIDMIIKKGEIVGLLGPNGAGKTTFIKMLLGLLPIDEGELILLGKKIKSYKDRLELKSKIGYVSQRFALYNDLTVQENLIYFSNIHQIPISKALSRINNLAKGLRFEEYLNYLPSELPLGINQRISVAAALIHEPLILFLDEPTSGVDAIARAQLWKLLHLLKVKWGISILITTHYMSEAEYCDRVVLFKDGEKVADSTIKELYNRFPDAKNFEEIFVKFYE from the coding sequence ATGAAAGCATTAATTGTTAATAACATTACCGTTGAATATAGAAAAAAGATAGGAATAAAAGATGCATCCTTTGATGCAGAAGATGGAGAAATTATTGGTTTTATAGGTGCAGATGGTTCCGGAAAAAGTTCTTTATTACATGCAATAGCCGGCACAATAAAATTTAAAGGAGAAGTGATATATAAAGGATATAGTTATCATTCTCCTTCTGAGGCAGAAAATATAAAACAATTTATCGGATTTATGCCACAGGGAATTGGTCTTGTCCTTTATCCTCTTTTAACTGTAAAAGAACATTTAGATTTTTTTACAGCAATAAGAAATATAAAAAAAGATAAAAATTATTGGCAATATAGAGAAAGTTTATTAGAAATGGCAGGTTTATCAGAATTTCAAGATAGGTTAGCAAAAAATTTAAGTGGTGGTATGCAACAAAAACTTTCTTTAATATGTACCCTAATTCATAAACCAAAACTTTTGATAGCTGATGAGCCTACTACCGGAGTTGACCCATTAAGTAGAAGAAAGCTATGGGAAATTATAGATGATAATAGAAAAAAAGAAGGAATAATTGCAATTGTCAGCACAGGTTATATGCAAGATGCAGAAAAAATGGATAAAATTCTTTTATTTGATGAAGGAATGGTTATAGCAAAAGGAAAAGGCGAAGAATTAAAAAACTCTATTGCTGAAAATGTATATATAGAAACGAGTTGTTCCGATGATTGTTTTACTTTTAATAAAAAAACATACTCAATAAAACCTTTAAATGCTCCTCATGCTAAACCGGAACTTGAAGATATATTTTTTATAACAGCTTTAAAAAAGTACAAAGATATTCCGGATATAAAAATAGAAGATAGAGAAACCAAAGCAGATATACCGGAAGTTGTGATGGAAGCAAAAGGTCTAACAAAAAGGTTTGGAAGTTTTGTTGCAAACAAGAATATTGATATGATTATAAAAAAAGGAGAAATTGTAGGATTACTGGGTCCAAATGGTGCAGGAAAAACAACTTTTATTAAAATGTTACTTGGATTGCTTCCTATAGATGAAGGAGAGCTGATATTACTTGGAAAGAAAATAAAAAGTTATAAAGATAGATTAGAATTAAAATCAAAAATCGGATATGTAAGCCAAAGGTTTGCCCTCTATAATGATTTGACGGTTCAGGAAAACCTGATATATTTTTCTAATATACATCAAATCCCTATCTCAAAAGCATTAAGTAGAATAAATAATCTTGCAAAGGGGCTTAGATTTGAAGAATATCTAAATTATCTTCCATCAGAATTACCCTTAGGAATTAATCAAAGAATTTCTGTAGCTGCAGCATTAATACATGAACCATTAATTTTATTTTTAGATGAACCTACAAGTGGTGTAGATGCCATTGCAAGAGCACAGCTTTGGAAATTATTACATTTACTTAAAGTAAAATGGGGAATTTCCATATTGATAACTACTCATTATATGAGTGAAGCAGAATATTGTGATAGGGTAGTTTTATTTAAAGATGGGGAAAAAGTTGCAGATTCTACAATAAAAGAGTTATATAACAGATTTCCGGATGCAAAAAATTTTGAAGAAATATTTGTTAAATTTTATGAATAA
- a CDS encoding HlyD family secretion protein, producing MVQIFKKYLTAILVLSLFLISSYLIYKKLYVKELPPNIIIGTGKIDGDLTNINTKYVGRIKKIFVNEGDKIEKGQIIAIIESKEYEAQYKAIQFQIEAKKKMLESQNIELNIAKGILPEDTEKAKASLELRKSAIKELEKNIDTLEKVVEQDKKDYERYKNLLEKGLIPKEKFEKIELQLKKDINQLNALLDKKQQLIAEINISESNLKQSIQNLKKIDELEKSILALKDEINTLEAQKEQIEAILEEMKIISPLNGYVIDKIANEGEVLGAGMAVITAVNQDDLYLKMFVDTIENGKIKLGDKGVIFLDSNPDMPIPAVVVKISQKAEFTPKEVAVKEDRIQRVFAVHLKPVSPNPLLKLGIPAIGVISIDGKGLPKSLKDIPEI from the coding sequence ATGGTACAAATCTTTAAAAAATATCTAACAGCAATATTAGTGTTATCTCTTTTTCTTATTTCTTCTTATCTTATTTATAAAAAACTTTATGTTAAAGAGCTGCCACCAAATATTATTATAGGTACCGGAAAAATTGACGGAGATTTAACAAATATTAATACAAAATATGTCGGTAGAATAAAAAAAATATTTGTAAATGAAGGAGACAAAATAGAAAAAGGACAAATAATAGCTATCATTGAAAGCAAAGAATATGAAGCTCAATATAAAGCAATACAATTTCAAATAGAAGCTAAAAAAAAGATGTTAGAAAGCCAAAATATTGAACTTAACATTGCCAAGGGAATATTACCTGAAGATACAGAAAAAGCAAAAGCTTCCTTAGAACTAAGAAAATCAGCAATAAAAGAATTAGAAAAAAATATAGATACCTTGGAAAAAGTAGTTGAGCAAGATAAAAAGGATTATGAAAGATATAAAAATCTATTAGAAAAAGGTCTAATTCCAAAGGAAAAATTTGAAAAAATTGAATTACAATTAAAAAAAGATATAAATCAATTAAATGCATTATTAGATAAAAAACAACAATTAATAGCAGAAATAAATATATCAGAAAGCAATTTAAAACAATCTATACAAAATCTTAAAAAGATAGATGAGCTTGAAAAATCTATATTAGCATTAAAAGATGAAATAAACACCTTAGAAGCTCAAAAAGAACAGATTGAAGCTATTTTGGAAGAGATGAAAATAATATCTCCATTAAATGGATATGTTATTGATAAAATAGCAAATGAAGGAGAAGTTTTGGGAGCAGGAATGGCTGTTATTACAGCAGTAAATCAAGATGATTTATATCTAAAAATGTTTGTAGATACTATAGAAAATGGAAAGATAAAATTAGGAGATAAAGGAGTTATATTTTTAGACTCAAATCCTGATATGCCAATTCCTGCTGTTGTAGTGAAAATTTCCCAAAAAGCAGAATTTACACCAAAAGAAGTAGCAGTAAAAGAAGATAGAATACAGAGAGTTTTTGCTGTTCATTTAAAACCTGTTTCACCAAATCCGCTTTTAAAACTTGGAATACCGGCAATAGGAGTTATATCTATAGATGGGAAAGGACTTCCAAAAAGCTTAAAAGATATACCTGAAATATGA
- a CDS encoding IS481 family transposase yields the protein MKGKVGTATYLTKLFPKTIKNIIDTSKLPKEAKVRFNFISYYLKHKNISKTCRHFGISRRTFYKWFERFKRFGIDGLYNRPKTPNNKRKPEIRNKYKHEIIAIRQKYPTWSKEKIASYLHQEKGIKISPSTIYRVLKEANLIERYKAKKEEERGRKKTVKKRTKKGLKASFPGEVVQIDVKHLPWKGKTYYQFTAIDKYSRLSYAKLYKTKSSNKAKEFFMEMEKYFGFEIKKVQTDNGSEFLGEFNKYLNEIGVEHYYSYPRSPKTNANVERVIRTIEEELWFIEGLDFYIEELNKKLMRYIRIYNFIRPHHALGYKRPADLAYGM from the coding sequence ATGAAAGGAAAAGTTGGAACAGCTACTTATCTAACAAAACTATTTCCTAAAACTATTAAAAACATCATTGATACTTCTAAACTACCAAAAGAAGCAAAAGTCAGATTTAATTTCATTAGTTACTATCTTAAACATAAGAATATTTCTAAAACATGTAGACATTTCGGTATATCAAGAAGAACATTCTATAAATGGTTTGAAAGATTTAAAAGGTTCGGTATTGATGGATTATATAATAGACCAAAAACTCCAAATAACAAAAGAAAACCGGAAATAAGAAATAAATATAAACATGAGATAATAGCTATAAGGCAAAAATATCCAACATGGAGTAAAGAAAAGATAGCATCATATCTTCATCAAGAAAAAGGAATAAAAATATCACCATCTACTATATATAGAGTATTAAAAGAAGCAAATTTAATAGAAAGATATAAAGCAAAGAAAGAAGAAGAAAGGGGAAGGAAAAAAACAGTGAAGAAAAGGACAAAGAAAGGATTAAAAGCATCCTTTCCAGGGGAAGTAGTGCAGATAGATGTAAAACACCTACCCTGGAAAGGCAAAACATATTACCAATTCACAGCTATAGATAAGTATAGCAGATTATCCTATGCAAAGCTATACAAAACTAAAAGTTCAAATAAAGCAAAAGAGTTTTTTATGGAGATGGAAAAATATTTTGGATTTGAAATAAAGAAAGTTCAAACAGATAATGGAAGTGAATTTTTAGGAGAGTTTAACAAATATCTGAATGAGATAGGAGTAGAGCATTATTATAGTTATCCAAGGAGTCCGAAAACTAATGCAAATGTGGAGAGGGTAATAAGGACAATAGAAGAGGAGTTATGGTTTATAGAGGGATTAGATTTTTATATAGAAGAACTGAATAAGAAATTAATGAGATATATAAGGATATACAACTTTATAAGACCGCATCATGCACTTGGTTATAAAAGACCAGCAGATTTAGCTTATGGAATGTGA
- a CDS encoding ComF family protein — translation MKTLLNLIFARKCVKCGMPFIFDNQNLICEDCISKIEKLEINFCKSCGISLNDRYLFCDSCKKERLYEYIYHYTTYYHIKEIITEYKISKIKSLSKTIAGIIKEDILNIVKQNNIETILYIPLSEKVMRKRGFNHLYEILINIFPKYMIKDFLIKTKETKFQMELNQEERNKNLINAFSLRKDTKFYGENILVFDDVLTTGATLREIGYLLKGQNIGKMYGYVISKG, via the coding sequence ATGAAAACTTTGTTAAATTTAATTTTTGCAAGAAAATGTGTTAAATGTGGTATGCCATTTATTTTTGATAACCAAAATCTGATATGTGAAGACTGTATTTCCAAGATAGAAAAATTAGAGATAAATTTTTGCAAAAGTTGTGGAATATCCTTAAATGATAGATATCTTTTCTGTGATAGTTGTAAGAAAGAGAGATTATATGAATATATATATCACTACACAACTTACTATCATATAAAAGAAATTATTACAGAATACAAAATTTCAAAAATAAAATCTTTATCAAAAACAATTGCCGGTATCATAAAAGAAGATATTCTCAACATTGTGAAGCAAAATAATATAGAAACTATTTTATATATTCCTTTATCTGAGAAGGTTATGAGAAAAAGAGGTTTTAATCATCTTTATGAGATTTTGATAAATATATTTCCTAAGTATATGATAAAAGATTTTCTTATAAAAACAAAAGAAACAAAATTTCAGATGGAGCTAAATCAAGAAGAAAGAAATAAAAATTTGATAAATGCTTTTTCATTGAGAAAAGATACTAAATTTTATGGAGAAAATATTCTTGTTTTTGATGATGTTTTGACAACCGGTGCTACATTAAGGGAAATTGGATATTTACTAAAAGGGCAAAATATTGGTAAAATGTATGGATATGTAATTTCAAAAGGATAA
- a CDS encoding cation diffusion facilitator family transporter: MEFLAKGKKEHNNDNLKKLSIVIALNIAIVLGQIIFGIIANSLSLITDALHNLQDVISLVISLIAIIFMRKSPSLHMTFGYLRSPVFAAFINTSFLIGAIFVIFISSINRLLNPEPVESIYVIVVGFFAFVINSISAFVLKEHNHHHHEDNHHHHHDEDINIKSAYLHLITDAGLSLAVVIGGIFIYLFNLYWIDPIISILFSVYIFKESIPIIKKSFYILMEGAPKHIDIDKIVRDIKNLPAVKDIHDVHLWALSDKDIYFSAHIILEDISISGFDEILSNIEKILSKEGINHITIQPESEKYKCEIYY; this comes from the coding sequence ATGGAATTTTTAGCAAAAGGAAAAAAAGAGCATAATAACGATAATTTAAAAAAGTTAAGCATTGTTATAGCTTTAAATATTGCCATTGTTTTGGGACAGATAATATTTGGAATTATAGCAAATTCTTTATCTTTAATAACAGATGCTCTGCATAATCTACAAGATGTTATATCTCTGGTTATATCTTTGATAGCTATTATCTTTATGAGAAAATCTCCTTCTTTGCATATGACTTTTGGATATCTGCGTTCTCCTGTTTTTGCAGCTTTTATAAATACATCTTTTTTAATAGGTGCAATATTTGTAATATTTATATCTTCTATAAATAGATTATTAAATCCGGAGCCGGTAGAAAGTATATATGTTATTGTAGTTGGATTTTTTGCATTTGTGATTAATAGTATTTCTGCTTTTGTATTAAAAGAGCATAATCACCATCACCATGAAGATAATCATCACCATCATCATGATGAAGATATTAATATAAAATCTGCTTACTTACATCTTATAACTGATGCCGGACTTTCTTTGGCAGTAGTTATAGGTGGTATTTTTATTTATCTGTTTAATCTGTATTGGATAGACCCAATTATCTCAATTTTATTTAGTGTATATATCTTTAAAGAGAGTATCCCAATTATAAAAAAGAGCTTTTATATATTGATGGAAGGAGCACCTAAGCATATTGATATAGATAAAATAGTTAGGGATATTAAAAATTTACCGGCTGTAAAAGATATACATGATGTCCATCTTTGGGCTTTATCAGATAAAGATATTTATTTCTCAGCCCATATTATTTTAGAAGATATATCCATATCCGGCTTTGATGAAATTTTATCCAATATTGAAAAAATATTATCAAAAGAAGGTATAAACCATATCACAATTCAGCCGGAAAGTGAAAAATATAAATGCGAGATTTATTATTAA
- a CDS encoding protoglobin domain-containing protein codes for MIENIEQIKKDYEFDKTDVERILSIKDIMQGYADEFIERFYRFIFRFPEASKFLKNEEIINRHKIKVKEWYLKLFEGNYNLEYFLRLNKIGEVHVNIGLPTHYVNASFNFVRRFIIEKINYHIGSGEERNQIVASIGKLLDMNLDIITMAYREEELSKLAVMSKFEKSLFYISRKFADILDIAVLVALIIVALLVFALFFYDLYKLTFGVVDFEYGILSLLGALLIMWAVGELMSEEIKHFKGGGFALYVFIGIALAAMIRKILIASLSAEKSVELLYYSAVILSLGVVFWLIKNKENRS; via the coding sequence ATGATAGAAAATATAGAACAGATAAAAAAAGATTATGAATTTGATAAAACAGATGTAGAGAGAATATTAAGTATAAAAGATATTATGCAGGGATATGCAGATGAATTTATAGAAAGATTTTATAGATTTATATTTAGGTTTCCGGAAGCTTCTAAATTTTTGAAAAATGAAGAGATAATAAACAGGCATAAAATAAAAGTTAAAGAATGGTATTTAAAACTTTTTGAAGGAAATTATAACCTTGAATATTTTTTAAGATTAAATAAAATTGGAGAAGTTCATGTAAATATAGGGCTTCCTACCCATTATGTTAATGCAAGTTTTAATTTTGTAAGAAGATTTATTATAGAAAAGATAAATTACCATATAGGAAGTGGTGAAGAAAGAAATCAGATAGTAGCATCCATAGGCAAATTACTTGATATGAACCTTGATATTATAACTATGGCTTACAGAGAAGAAGAATTATCAAAACTTGCTGTTATGTCTAAATTTGAAAAATCTTTATTTTATATATCCCGTAAATTTGCAGATATATTAGATATAGCAGTTCTTGTAGCTTTAATTATTGTTGCATTATTAGTTTTTGCTTTATTTTTCTATGATTTATACAAACTTACATTTGGAGTGGTTGATTTTGAATATGGTATATTATCATTACTCGGTGCACTTTTAATAATGTGGGCTGTAGGAGAGCTAATGTCAGAAGAAATTAAACATTTTAAAGGTGGAGGATTTGCTTTATATGTATTTATTGGAATTGCCCTTGCAGCTATGATAAGGAAAATACTGATTGCTTCTTTATCTGCAGAAAAAAGTGTAGAACTACTTTATTATTCAGCAGTTATTTTATCCCTTGGTGTAGTATTTTGGCTGATAAAAAATAAAGAAAATAGAAGTTAA
- the dnaE gene encoding DNA polymerase III subunit alpha, with protein MSKDFVHLHLHTHYSLLDGAIKIKDLAKKAVEYGYKAVAVTDHGNIFGAVEFYQEMKSVGVKPIIGIEAYFAGNRFEKKGKGSDDELNDKNYHIILHAKDKKGFQNLMKLSSLAFTEGFYYKPRIDWELLEKYHEGLICQTACLKGFVPHLLANGKDEEALKQAKRLKEIFGDDLYFEIQSNGLPEQDRANKGILEIAKKLGIKVVATNDAHYLNYEDYQAHDILMALQTKTTKKDGKGFQFRVRGLHFASPEEMYEKFKGYEEYLRNTMEIAEKCNLEIDTAQTRGYLFPKFKIEEDLSPDEYFEKLAREGLEKRLEKAKIPEEKAKEYKERLEYEIKVIKDMGFSEYFLIVQDFINYAKKNGIPVGPARGSAAGSLVAYTLGITDVDPLKHGLIFERFLNPERISMPDIDVDFCMEKRDKVIDYVKQKYGEESVAQIITFNFMKSKMVIRDVARVLGFSYQEADKIAKMILPGPVQGSTLTIEENLEANPAFREIYEKDERVRELLDLAKKLEGSARHTGIHAAGIVIAPGKLEDYVPVYIDKDGNRATQFDMKTLEQLGLVKMDFLGLKTLTELDFMKRVIKERHGVDIDYLSLDTSDEKVYELISSGRTTGVFQLESKGMQDLLVRLKPTKFDEIIAILALFRPGPLMSGMVDEYIERKHGRKPVEYPFPEVEDILKETYGIISYQEQIMFMANTLSGFSMAEADTLRKAIGKKNAETMAKMKDRFITGAVERGYDKAKIESLWNDIEKFASYSFNKSHSTAYAYLTYWTAYIKKYYPEEFFMVKLSTENNDTKFLNLLLDMENFDIQLLPPDINKSKADFYIEDNKKIRYGLKRIKNVGEETAKEIEKEREKNGNYKDLFDIASRLDSKVVNKRVLEALIKAGAFDFEKIPRWILFANVDKVLEAGQKERESKLAGQVSLFSVAPSTEKIKHSYDTNNIKEWTEKEKLSYEKEVLGFYLSGHPINAYKKELRNKERIPRISDIQDIVLSNKEKDEEEIENKNFTQREKYKLAGIITDLKFKKTKNGNLMAVFTLQDESGNIDCRAFPDKMENKDLLKEDNIVIVEGFIDIDEEQEAISMTVNNIEPIEKIHENIRALRIKLTKEKALNSVSEKIKELFLKHKGDKEVIIEIYDKNKPICEIMLHSDFHINPTEEFKNELLKILSENEYRFE; from the coding sequence ATGTCAAAAGATTTTGTCCATTTACATTTACATACACATTATTCATTACTTGATGGGGCAATTAAGATAAAGGATTTGGCAAAAAAAGCAGTAGAGTATGGTTATAAAGCTGTTGCTGTAACAGACCACGGAAATATCTTTGGTGCAGTAGAGTTTTATCAAGAGATGAAATCAGTTGGTGTAAAACCCATTATCGGTATAGAAGCCTATTTTGCCGGAAATAGATTTGAGAAAAAAGGTAAAGGTTCAGATGATGAGTTAAATGATAAAAATTATCATATCATCTTACATGCAAAAGATAAAAAAGGTTTTCAAAATCTTATGAAATTATCTTCTTTAGCTTTTACAGAAGGGTTTTATTATAAACCAAGAATAGATTGGGAACTTTTGGAAAAATATCATGAAGGTTTGATATGCCAAACTGCCTGTTTAAAAGGTTTTGTTCCTCATCTTCTTGCTAATGGAAAAGATGAAGAAGCATTAAAACAGGCAAAAAGATTAAAAGAGATTTTCGGAGATGATTTATATTTTGAGATACAATCAAATGGACTTCCGGAGCAAGATAGGGCTAATAAAGGTATTCTTGAAATAGCAAAGAAACTGGGTATAAAAGTTGTAGCTACAAATGATGCCCATTATCTAAATTATGAAGATTATCAAGCCCATGATATTCTAATGGCTCTTCAAACAAAAACAACAAAAAAAGATGGAAAAGGTTTTCAATTTAGGGTTAGAGGTCTTCATTTTGCTTCGCCGGAAGAAATGTATGAAAAATTTAAAGGATATGAAGAATATCTCAGAAATACTATGGAGATAGCAGAAAAATGTAATCTTGAGATAGATACTGCCCAAACAAGAGGTTATCTATTTCCTAAATTTAAAATAGAAGAAGATTTATCACCGGATGAATATTTTGAAAAACTTGCAAGGGAAGGGTTAGAAAAGAGATTAGAAAAAGCAAAGATACCGGAAGAAAAAGCAAAAGAATATAAAGAAAGATTGGAATATGAAATTAAAGTTATAAAAGATATGGGATTTTCTGAATATTTTTTAATCGTTCAGGATTTTATTAATTATGCTAAAAAAAATGGTATTCCGGTAGGTCCAGCTAGAGGTTCAGCAGCAGGTTCTCTTGTTGCTTATACTCTTGGTATTACAGATGTTGACCCGTTGAAACATGGATTAATTTTTGAGAGATTTTTAAATCCGGAAAGAATATCTATGCCTGATATTGATGTTGATTTTTGTATGGAAAAAAGAGATAAGGTTATTGATTATGTAAAACAAAAATACGGAGAAGAAAGCGTTGCCCAGATTATAACATTTAACTTTATGAAATCTAAAATGGTTATTAGAGATGTTGCAAGAGTTCTTGGATTTAGTTATCAGGAAGCAGATAAAATAGCAAAAATGATACTTCCGGGACCGGTTCAGGGAAGCACATTAACAATAGAAGAAAATCTTGAAGCAAATCCGGCTTTTAGAGAAATTTATGAAAAAGATGAGAGAGTTAGGGAACTTCTTGATTTAGCTAAAAAATTAGAAGGTTCTGCAAGACATACAGGTATCCATGCAGCAGGTATTGTGATTGCTCCAGGAAAGTTAGAAGATTATGTTCCGGTATATATAGATAAAGACGGAAACAGAGCAACCCAGTTTGATATGAAAACCCTTGAGCAACTTGGTCTTGTAAAAATGGATTTCCTTGGGCTAAAAACCCTTACAGAACTTGATTTTATGAAAAGGGTAATAAAAGAAAGACATGGAGTAGATATAGATTATTTATCTCTTGATACATCTGATGAAAAAGTTTATGAATTAATATCTTCCGGAAGAACAACCGGCGTATTTCAGCTTGAAAGCAAAGGAATGCAGGATTTGTTAGTTAGATTAAAACCAACAAAATTTGATGAAATAATTGCTATATTGGCACTATTTAGACCGGGACCTTTGATGAGTGGTATGGTTGATGAATATATAGAAAGAAAACACGGAAGAAAACCGGTAGAATATCCATTTCCGGAAGTAGAAGATATATTAAAAGAAACTTACGGGATAATATCATATCAAGAGCAAATCATGTTTATGGCAAATACACTATCCGGTTTTAGTATGGCAGAAGCAGATACCCTTAGAAAAGCCATAGGTAAGAAGAACGCAGAAACTATGGCAAAAATGAAAGATAGATTTATAACCGGAGCAGTAGAAAGAGGCTATGATAAAGCAAAAATAGAATCTCTATGGAATGATATAGAAAAATTTGCATCTTATTCATTTAATAAATCCCACTCTACAGCTTATGCCTATTTAACATATTGGACAGCCTATATAAAAAAATACTATCCGGAAGAGTTCTTTATGGTAAAGTTATCAACAGAAAATAATGATACAAAATTCTTAAATCTATTACTTGATATGGAAAATTTTGATATACAATTACTTCCACCGGATATTAACAAAAGTAAAGCAGATTTTTATATAGAAGATAACAAAAAAATAAGATACGGTCTAAAAAGAATAAAAAACGTAGGAGAAGAAACAGCAAAAGAGATAGAAAAAGAAAGGGAGAAAAATGGAAATTATAAAGATTTATTTGATATTGCATCAAGATTAGATTCTAAGGTAGTTAATAAAAGGGTTCTTGAAGCTCTAATTAAAGCCGGAGCTTTTGATTTTGAAAAAATACCAAGATGGATATTATTTGCAAATGTGGACAAAGTTTTAGAAGCCGGACAAAAAGAAAGAGAAAGCAAATTAGCCGGTCAAGTTTCACTATTCAGCGTGGCACCATCTACCGAAAAAATAAAACATAGTTATGATACAAACAATATAAAAGAATGGACAGAAAAAGAAAAATTATCATACGAAAAAGAAGTTCTTGGATTTTATTTATCAGGACATCCTATAAACGCATATAAAAAAGAGTTAAGAAACAAAGAAAGAATACCGAGAATATCCGATATACAGGATATAGTATTAAGTAACAAAGAAAAAGATGAAGAAGAGATAGAAAATAAAAATTTCACCCAAAGAGAAAAATATAAATTAGCCGGTATAATCACAGATTTAAAATTCAAAAAAACAAAAAATGGAAACCTTATGGCAGTATTTACATTACAAGATGAATCCGGAAATATAGATTGTAGAGCATTTCCTGATAAAATGGAAAACAAAGATTTATTAAAGGAAGATAATATAGTAATAGTAGAAGGATTTATAGATATAGATGAAGAACAGGAGGCAATCTCAATGACAGTAAACAATATAGAACCAATAGAAAAAATCCATGAAAATATTAGAGCATTAAGGATTAAATTAACAAAAGAAAAAGCTTTAAATTCAGTATCAGAAAAAATAAAAGAGCTATTTTTGAAACATAAAGGAGATAAGGAAGTAATCATAGAGATTTATGATAAAAATAAACCAATTTGCGAAATTATGCTTCATAGCGATTTTCATATAAATCCTACAGAAGAATTTAAAAATGAATTACTTAAAATATTAAGCGAAAATGAATACAGGTTTGAGTGA